In Engraulis encrasicolus isolate BLACKSEA-1 chromosome 2, IST_EnEncr_1.0, whole genome shotgun sequence, the sequence tctgttctcatgattatcaaatccctacaaaagttAAAatattgtatagaaccccagacaggctgatggatagtcattttgtattcctcacattttggaagaaatgcatcaacagctgggtcattaatacccagtctgtttcttgtggctttgcagcccatttaatctttgttcaggtctaaaatcttgtccctgatatcatttgaacgctctttggtctttcccatgctggtgaggttggagtgtgactgattcactcatactatggactgattctgctgattcaatgtgtcttttatgcatgttagtatgtacaggtgtctttaattcagatgacaagttgatcggaagtgcccatctggtctgtgggccaggaactgtaatcagttggcaggggatcaaatatttattttgctcgatgaaatggaaataaattaatatatattctctcaagttaatttctggattttctttttgatattctgtctctccatattagaatacatattatcataacatttattgactgatcatgtctttgttagtaggcaaaccaaaaaaattagcaagggatcaaatacttattggactcactgtacgttGCTTAGGCCTGCACCTTCATTCATCCTCTGCACTgcagatatttatttatttatcaatttattttaaaaatcttttatgtgtttcttgtgttttgtttatgtgtgaagtgtgaatgtgtgtgtgaaaggtgtactactactactacacaaaacatactgggacaaataaaacctactgaactgaactgaacagggggtcgtttctcgacagtgcctttgctaacgactttagccattttgttcgttcttaagaccaacgttgtaaccaaggtcttgagttggtcttaagttgttcttaagttgttcttaagttattcttaagttggtcttgcgtctaaagaccaactgaagaccaacttaagaccaacttaagaccaactcaagagcaacttacgaccaactcaagaccgacttaagacggttagcaaaggcaagaatcgagaaacggactcctgaactattcaggggtgcgtttcccaTTGGAACCCTActgagttgctaactggttagtagcgatgctttcgagaaacggggtccagaatATGCCTTGCGAGatcatgataataatgataatgatagagtgaggctagcctagcgagccattcttcgtacttccgccaaaggattggctccacttctgtagtctggccgtgcgtctctgtggagtgcctggagcagtaggattttgatcgcaacccccccacagaaaacagccaataagcgaataagcgctccacgtgggggcgaaagggggaggacgcccgtgtcaatgacgtacacatctgcgccagagccattggtctgcgctatgttgttgttgagtaactgacGGCGATTGgatgagaggtgtccaataatttcaaaccgtaactgagtgcaaacttcctgcttcctgcaatcgatTCAGAGCAAACAAACGCCAGACCATgagtacgaaatgaaatggtagtattatgggatggtcatgaCCAGGCTACCagaatacagtatgtttgttgtGTCTCACATTGACCAGCAGAACTGATGACAAAACAATTACAGTATAGTGAAGTAAAAGTCCATCTTGAGACAAGTTACTTTAAAACTAATACTAAAACTAAAATACATTACAAGCCTGGATGGAAGAGGACAGGCTGTCGAAACTCTGGGTGCagtccaatatgcgaccttgcgtcctctacTTGGGCTTGTGTCCTCACATTTtgctggtgcccccccccccccccccccccccccccccccccccccccccccccccccccaacccccccccccccccccctccccccccgcccccccccccccctcctctgtggagaaaacaataagtttccccgctgtcagcctagccaaaacaacttttggaggactattcttcatttaccaccaacgtttgaaaaatgagaaaatgactttacaatagagcttttgcgagatattgaaataaaatgctgatgtcagtgatgtcattacaaagtattatttcctggtacgaggccacaagcccaggtggaggacgcaaggtcgcatattggaacacacctgtcggtgtgcgcgcacacacacacacacacacacacacacccacacccacacgcacacgcacacgcacacgcacacacacacacacacacacacacacacacacacacacacacacacacacacacctgcatgtatATTGCTTTCCAAAATGTAATTTTATTATTCAAGTAAAataatctcctctctcctctcctcttctctcctttccttttcactcctctcctctcctctcctctcctctctcctctcctcttatctcctctctcctctcctctcctctcctctcctctcctctcctcctctcctctcctctcctctcctctcctctcctctcctctcctcacctctctcctcttctctcctctcccctcctctcctcctcctcctctcctctccactcctctcctcctccactactaCTCTTGGGCTACAGAGTTGGGTGTGAGGATCTGTgtcttgctgtgctgtgtatttgcagtgtgtgtgtgtgtgttggtgtgtgagggtgtgtgtaggCGCGTCAGGCCgctgtgtgcagcgtgtgtgttggtgtgtgagagtgtgtgatggCGTGTGGGGGCGCTGGCGCGCTCGTGGATCTTCTCCTGGTGGGTGTGGCATCGCTCCCGACAGGTGAGGCACAGGTGACTCTGATTGACCAATAAGAGGTCAGGATGGGGAGGGGGCGGGTCCGGACCTGCGGACACACATTAATATAACATGAACATGACACATTATGCAGTTACGTAACAATTAATCTGCTAGTACAGTTGGGATCAAAATATAACATGAATAAGACACATTGTGCAGTTTAGAAGCTCATTTGAAGTGGGGTCACAGCACAAAACATTAGAACTACACCCTGACACCAGCACATGTAGAGTTAGAGTTGGGATGACAATATCACACATTAGAACTACACCCTGACACCAGCACATGTAGAGTTAGAGTTGGGATGACAATATCACACATTAGAACTACACACTGATTAGAATTAGAGTTGGGATGACAATATCACACATTAGAACTACACACTGATTAGAATTAGAGTTGGGATGACAATATCACACATTAGAACTACACGCTGATTAGAATTAGAGTTGGGATGACAATATCACACATTAGAACCACATGCTGATTAGAATTAGAGTTGGGATGACAATATCACATATTAGAACTACACGCTGATTAGAATTAGAGTTGGGATGACAATATCACACATTAGAACCACATGCTGATTAGAATTAGAGTTGGGATGACAATATCACATATTAGAACTACACGCTGATTAGAATTAGAGTTGGGATGACAATATCACATATTAGAAGTACACCCTGATTAGAATTAGAGTTGGGATGACAATATCACATATTAGAACTACACGCTCATGAGAATTAGAGTTGGGATGACAATATCACATATTAGAACCACACGCTCATGAGAATTAGAGTTGGGATGACAATATCACATATTAGAACCACACGCTCATGAGAATTAGAGTTGGGATGACAATATCACATATTAGAACTACACGCTGATTAGAATTAGAGTTGGGATGACAATATCACATATTAGAACTACACGCTGATTAGAATTAGAGTTGGGATGACAATATCACATATTAGAAGTACACCCTGATTAGAATTAGAGTTGGGATGACAATATCACATATTAGAAGTACACCCTGATTAGAATTAGAGTTGGGATGACAATATCACACATTAGAACTACACGCTGATTAGAATTAGAGTTGGGATGACAATATCACACATTAGAACTACACGCTGATTAGAATTAGAGTTGGGATGACAATATCACACATTAGAACCACATGCTGATTAGAATTAGAGTTGGGATGACAATATCACACATTAGAACTACACGCTGATTAGAATTAGAGTTGGGATGACAATATCACACATTAGAACTACACGCTGATTAGAATTAGAGTTGGGATGACAATATCACATATTAGAAGTACACCCTGATTAGAATTAGAGTTGGGATGACAATATCACATATTAGAACTACACACTGATTAGAATTAGAGTTGGGATGACAATATCACATATTAGAACTACACGCTGATTAGAATTAGAGTTGGGATGACAATATCACATATTAGAAGTACACCCTGATTAGAATTAGAGTTGGGATGACAATATCACATATTAGAAGTACACCCTGATTAGAATTAGAGTTGGGATGACAATATCACACATTAGAACTCTGACAACAGGCCCTGGCCAGCCCAGTATGGACTTTGCTCGTGAATTGGGGGGAAACAAGCGGAatatctcattaacttacatgctacatcggctagcctaaatgaaaaccgttcatgcttcagccatggctgtttggctatattatttgaacagccggcaacacaacgtgtttttggcatgttgagtgtgaacaacgctagtcttcaggtccttgtctttcgtttattcttttcccaacaccaccgattgacttgcattgactgctttcccccacaaaaggccataacgcacatggcacacgtcacaccgTTCACGTGTTTAGAATAGAACAAGGGGGCGGGACCAAACCTGGGGGGAGGGGCAAAGGGTTGTCGGCCAAGTTGAGCTTCAACATcttggggaggtggaggaggtgggcagGTTCCTTATTaagcctggaaacacacacacacacacacacacacacacacacacacacacacacacacacacacacacacacacacacacacacacatgaatacacacacacacacacacacatgcatgcacacacacacacacacacacacacacacacacacattaagtcacacacacacacacacacacacacacacacacacacacacacacacattaatacaaacacacacacacacacacacacacacacacacacacacacacacacacacaccgcacatacacacacacacacacacaccgcacacacacacacacacacacacaccgcacacacacacacacacacaaacacacacacacacacacacacacacacacacacacacacacacacatacacacacacacacacacaccgcatcaagccacgccacagacacacacacacacacacacacacacacacacacacacacacacacactctccgtaCTTGTTGTTGAAGAGTCCTAGCTCTCGCAGCTCTCGGAGAGCGCACAGGAAGTGAGGCGCATAGGACAGAAAGTTGAGGCCCAGGTTGAGTTTACGTAACCCTGACAACAGGCCCAGCTCCGGCGGCAGGCCtggagaatcacacacacacacacacacacacacacacacacacacacacacacacacacacacacacacacacacacacacacacacacacacacacacacacacacacattagcacaacaCCTTAACAATAAGCTCAGCTCtgcaggacacacaaacacacaatatatatatataacatattAGCACAACACCCTGACAACAAGCCCAGCTCTGCAGGAGTCCTGGAGAAtcacacaaactcagacacacattATTATCAATATTACAATATTATTAATGCCagttttattattgttgttgtcgtCATGGTTACCTGCAGTTGTGAGGTGGTTGTTGCTGAGGCAGATGtattactatattattattattattattattattattattattataattattattattattattattattattattattgttatattattattattagtattattattattattattgttatattattgttatattattattattatttattaatgttGTGATTGTTATGATTATGGTAGTCATGGTTACCTGCGGCGGTGAGGCGGTTGTTGCTGAGGtcgagttattattattattgctattattattattgttattattattattattattattattgttattattattattgttgttatattattattattattatttattaatgttGTGATTGTTATGATTATGGTGGTCATGATTACCTGCGGCGGTGAGGTGGTTGTTGCTGAGGTCGAGGGAGTGCAGCTGTGTGAGCTTCCCGATCGCCGGGGGCAACGCGTCCAGCTGGTTGCTATGGAGATCCAGCCAGGTGAGGCCGGTGAAGTTGGCAATGGCGTCGGGCAGCTTGCGGAGCGCGTTGCGGCTCAGGTCCAGCTCGTCCACGTCGCACAGCGCCGACGCAATGCATTTTGGGAAGGTGGCGATGCCCATGTTGCTGAGGTCCAGACGCCGCCGCCCCGCGGCCGTGACCTTGACGGCCTTACGAGCCATCTTCAAGGTCACCTTGCGACCCTTAGGCTCCGCGGCCGCCTTCTTGACCTTGTCTTTCGCCATGGCGACGCTGTcgagggaggacacacacacacacatgcggacacacacacacacacacacatgcggacacacacacacacacacacgcgcacacacacgcgcacacacacacatgcggacacacacatgcggacacacacacacacacacacacgtgcggacacacacacacacacacacacacacacacacacacacacacacacacacacacacacacacacacacacacacacacacacacacacagcccagtgtCAGAAAACGTTCCAATCGTATATCAAAGCTCTTTTTCCACCACCAGACTCACTTCTCCTGTTTCtctaggacagtgtgtgtgtgtgtgtgtgtgtgtgtgtgtgtgtgtgtgtgtgtgtaaggtgtgcgtgtgcatgcgtgtgtgctggttaagttctgtgtgtgtgtgtgtgtgtgtgtgtgtgtgtgtgtgtgtgtgtgtgtgtgtgtgtgtgtgtgtgtaggtcagtgtgagtgtgtgtgtgtgtgtgtgtgtgtgtgtgtgtgtgtgtgtgtgtgtgcgcgtgtgtgtgtgtgtgtgtgtgtgtgtgtgtgtgtgtgtgtgtgtgtgtgtgtgtgtgtgtgtgtgtgtgtcaggtgtgtgcgtgtgtatgtaaggtgtatgtgtgcatgtgtgtgtgcaggttaaggtgtgtgtgtgtgtgtgtgtaagcgtgtatgtgtgcgtgtgtgtgtgcaggttaaggtgtgtttgtgtgtgtgtaggtcagggtgtatgtgcacatgtcacTTCTCTTGTTTCGCTCGTATGCTTTACCTAACCACAAGAGCTCACATGaacatatcctgtgtgtgtgtgtgtgtgtgtgtgtgtgtgtgtgtaccgtacatTGTGTGTTGTAGATGATGCATGTCTGAGGTGACCTCTTGGCTAATGATTACCGAGCCgtagccgtttgtgtgtgtgtgtgtgtgtgtgtgtgtgtgtgtgtgtgtgtgtgtgtgtgtgtgtgtgcgtgcgtgcttgcgtgcgtgcgtgcgtgcgtgcgtgcgtgcgtgcgtgcgtgcgtttgtgtgtgtgtgtgtgtgtgtgtgtgtgtgtgtgtgtgtgtgtgtgtgtgtgtgtgtgtgagtgtgagtgtgagtgtgagtgtgagagtgtgtgtgtgtgtgtgtgtgtgtgtgtgtgtgtgtgtgtgtgtgtgtgtgtgtgtgtgtgtgtgtgtgtgtgtgtgtgtgtgtgagtgtgagtgtgagtggctTGGAAGAGTGCATTTCAGTCAAAGCTGAGCAATATTTTAGGCTGAAAACTCAAACTATATTTGTGTATTCATTCAGTTTTGTCACAGTTTTGctgccttgtgtgtgcgtgtgtgtgtcagggcttgatactggcacctgccaacttgccaaatgctggtaaaactttgctgtGGCTGGTATAAATTTCAGTGTCACGGTCCCATTTCCAATGTCACTTTcccaggtagcttattctatggcatGACATTTCAGAATAGCCTCTATTCTgaactttgccccttgtgtatcaattgtttgaaaaaaagctcagttacgCCATTTCTTTTTGTTTGAATTATATCCATAGAACGCTgtacactcatcttcttgctttagcaccttatcctcttctgaagttagatgcaCAGCGTCATGATGACGAAATAAAGACACAATATCAAATTGCTGTCTAGAATagttgaatggctagtgactcgagaTAACCATTAGCCACCAAGGCCAGCACGTGAAAAGTTAatatcaagccctggtgtgtgtgtgtgtgtagtgactgcTATGCCTTATCAGTAGTGTAGGCTactagactttgtgtgtgtgtgtgtgtgtgtgtgtgtgtgtgtgtgtgtgtgtgtgtgtgtgtgtgtgtgtgtaacagtagaGTAGGAagtggaatctgaggaagacaagaacttgaaacgtcatcatgcttgccagtgaatgaataaaaagaaaaaatgactCAAAgaggaaaaaatccaaaggagtgtgcgaacctttgtTCCACAAAACAtgacttttttgttcagcaccacgGATTGTGGCCAAGTAACTCTACACGTGTACTAGACTACATCCCCCACAATGCATCAGGATCAGCTCAGAGTCATCTGGAACCCTTCCTGACATTCCACTCCTAAGGTTTTGTAAAGATCGGGTCTCGGATCCTCACGTTATTCCCCAGAAAGTCGAATATACTCAGCCGGAAAACCGTGTAATGCTACTGGTTTATTGACGTGGAGGATACTATACACTCTTAGAAATGCAGGGTACAAAAATAACCCAAAAACAACCCAGCGCTGGGTCAAAAATGACATAAACCCATTATGGGTTGGAATAACAGAGCAGACTCGTAACCCAATGAAATGGGTTACTGGCTGGGTTAAAATTATGGGATAAAGCTAAAACTACCCAACCCTTACCTAACCCAGCGTTTGGGTTACGAAAATAACCCAGTATTTTTTAGTGTGTAAGACATCACACAGCGGACAATAGCAGGTAAACGGATACAAATATAAATCTGGTACATGAGGAGGCAACAGAGACACCCCTGCACCCAGAGGGGCAATAGAGACACCCCTGCACCCAGAGGGGCAACAGAGACACCCCTGCACCCAGAGGGGCAACAGAGACACCCCTGCACCCAGAGGGGCAATAGAGACACCCCTGCACCCTGAGAAGGGGCACCAGAGAAGGGGCACCAGAGACACCCCTGCACCCAGAGGGGCAACAGAGACACCCCTGCACCCAGAGGGGCAACAGAGACACCCCTGCACCCAGAGGGGCACCCAGAGGGGCAACAGAGACACCCCTGCACCCAGAGACCCCCCTGCACCCTGAGAAGGGGCAACAGAGACCCCCCTGCACCCAGAGGGGCAACAGAGACACCCCTGCACCCTGAGAAGGGGCACCAGAGACCCCCCTGCACCCTGAGGGGCACCAGAGACCCCCCTGCACCCAGAGGGGCACCCAGAGGGGCAATAGAGACACCCCTGCACCCAGAGGGGCAATAGAGACACCCCTGCACCCAGAGGTGGACAAGAGGGAGAACCTGTGATTGTTACAgggcgctcgtgtgtgtgtgtgtgtgtgtgtgtgtgtgtgtgtgtgtgtgtgtgtgtgtgtgtgtgtgtgtgtgtgtgtgtgtgtgtgtgtgtgtgtgtgtgtgtgtgtgtgtgtgtgtgtgtgtgtgtgcgtgtgtgtgtgcgtgtgtgtgtgcgtgtgcgtgtgtgcgtgtgtggttcatCTGGAACCCTCACTGACATTCCACTCCTGATGACTTCAGAGGGGctagtcttacacacacacacacacacacacacacacaccctctgtcacACACTTAATTTCCTTCAAACACAAGTAACttgtctgagtaaccagtagatgcatgtacactaccgttcaaaagtttggggtcaccttcatttttccagttatttgtttgcaattcaagtcgcaaacatcttttgaatagcttgaaatggaataatggaaagtactgaacagccacaggtgaaaaaaggtttgattacccataaaattggttaaactggacagaagagtgaaatctaaccaagctttttcacccatttattacataaaaatacgtgttttagtccatttttctacagacatttctttggtttatcagagaatgcatggaactattggaaagcttagtgtctgccctttccaatggtaggtgtatgacatttgttgagttgccacctcgtccacaaattcaagtcaaagtagctgcatgattttctagccatcagaatgaacctacttatgaatgcacgatccattgtctcagcgatgttttagtgtgcaagccagtgccatacatcgttggaaagtgtagattctcctctttcaaatgatgtgtatatcatccggcattgcaTGAATTggcaggagcagacatcaacttttgcatgcatggggctcatagaactcatgggcaattctggacctcatctcatccaaggaatgaatctgtagatccgcaactggctattattaatgccaaaggagtctacactttgattaatACACCAggctagacactaccttagtaaaggtacactttgattagtcaaaagttagtgatacattttggtttgtCTATATAAGTAAATCCAtccaacagttactttttccaatatcaaattgcttatatgttgcatgcattattttcaaggaacaattactctatacactgattttataccagaactgaaattgaaaaggaataagcttaactgtcagaaagaagcattgtgggaggaaaatgtggtgaccccaaacttttgaccggtagtgtactcTAACGATCATCCAACTGTGGATCAAGTttatggtgggtccttgttgggttttcagtgtttttccagtaacaacatGGTCTATCTATCTCCTTAGGTACAACGGAGTAAATGgtgcaacagctatgtaatgccatgtgctagtgctgtaattacaccacaaaagtagtTTTACTTtgtcttttgacacctctgctcacaCGCCATCCGGCGGTGACAAGGTTAAGTGCCAGAGAATGCTGgcctgtgcagcaagagtgatacaagcgatggaagcgacaga encodes:
- the lrrc18b gene encoding leucine-rich repeat-containing protein 18, with protein sequence MAKDKVKKAAAEPKGRKVTLKMARKAVKVTAAGRRRLDLSNMGIATFPKCIASALCDVDELDLSRNALRKLPDAIANFTGLTWLDLHSNQLDALPPAIGKLTQLHSLDLSNNHLTAAGLPPELGLLSGLRKLNLGLNFLSYAPHFLCALRELRELGLFNNKLNKEPAHLLHLPKMLKLNLADNPLPLPPGPDPPPPHPDLLLVNQSHLCLTCRERCHTHQEKIHERASAPTRHHTLSHTNTHAAHSGLTRLHTPSHTNTHTHTANTQHSKTQILTPNSVAQE